A part of Methanohalobium evestigatum Z-7303 genomic DNA contains:
- the cobA gene encoding uroporphyrinogen-III C-methyltransferase, translated as MNQKNGKVFLVGSGPGDPELLTLKADRLIKSADVMVCDQLPGKKILESIPESVEKIDAGKSAGDHKLSQNEINQVLVNKAREGKTVVRLKGGDPYIFGRGGEEAEELIKEGINFEVVPGITSAIAVPAYAGIPLTHRDHASMVTFITGHEDPTKDESSLDWESLANFEGTIVILMGVKRLKQNAQQLIKHGKNPKTPVAIIENGTHSDQRVTVGSIESIADIAEDRGVKPPAITVIGDVVKLRNKLGFND; from the coding sequence ATGAACCAGAAAAATGGTAAGGTGTTCCTTGTTGGTTCAGGACCGGGTGACCCTGAATTATTGACTTTGAAAGCTGATAGGTTAATAAAATCAGCTGATGTCATGGTCTGCGACCAGTTACCGGGAAAAAAGATTCTTGAATCAATACCTGAAAGTGTTGAAAAAATAGATGCAGGAAAATCTGCAGGTGACCACAAATTATCCCAAAATGAAATCAATCAGGTACTTGTAAATAAAGCAAGAGAAGGTAAAACAGTCGTTCGTCTTAAAGGAGGCGACCCATATATATTTGGCCGCGGCGGAGAAGAAGCAGAGGAACTTATAAAAGAAGGTATAAATTTTGAAGTGGTACCTGGTATTACATCAGCTATAGCAGTACCAGCCTATGCAGGTATCCCTTTAACTCACAGAGACCACGCTTCAATGGTAACATTTATTACTGGACATGAAGACCCTACAAAGGATGAAAGTTCCCTTGACTGGGAATCACTTGCAAATTTTGAAGGTACTATTGTTATACTTATGGGAGTTAAAAGGCTTAAACAAAATGCACAACAGCTTATCAAACACGGTAAAAACCCAAAAACACCAGTGGCAATAATTGAAAATGGAACACATTCAGACCAAAGGGTGACGGTAGGTAGTATTGAATCGATAGCAGATATTGCAGAAGATAGAGGTGTTAAACCGCCAGCTATAACAGTAATAGGTGATGTTGTAAAACTTAGAAACAAACTTGGTTTTAATGACTAA
- a CDS encoding universal stress protein: MTEDQFKKILIATDGSDNSKNAVNSGIEIAKINNADVYAVYVIPPVSAPAAQRGRSWAESIRQDLTEDGKKATKDVEDAAKETGVNVETILLEGNPSEEIINFAEKNDMDLIVLGSLGKSGIEKFLIGSVAEKVVMNANKQVLIVP; the protein is encoded by the coding sequence ATGACAGAAGACCAGTTTAAAAAAATCCTTATTGCTACCGATGGTTCAGATAACTCTAAAAATGCAGTAAATTCAGGTATAGAAATTGCAAAGATAAATAATGCCGATGTATATGCAGTATATGTTATTCCACCTGTAAGTGCACCAGCCGCACAAAGAGGAAGAAGTTGGGCTGAATCTATCAGGCAGGATTTAACCGAAGACGGAAAAAAGGCAACAAAAGATGTAGAAGATGCCGCAAAAGAAACCGGAGTAAATGTTGAAACAATTTTGCTTGAGGGCAACCCAAGTGAGGAGATAATCAATTTTGCCGAGAAAAATGATATGGACCTGATTGTTTTGGGTTCACTGGGTAAATCAGGCATTGAGAAATTCCTGATTGGCAGTGTAGCTGAAAAAGTGGTCATGAATGCTAATAAACAGGTATTGATTGTACCTTGA
- a CDS encoding ferritin, with the protein MLSEKMTEALNVQLNKEMYSAYLYMSMSAYSTYIGLNGFANWFMVQYQEEMTHAMKFYDYINDHGAQVKLMEIPQPPTAFDSALDMFEKTLKHEKFVTKSINELVDLAVEEKDHATYTFLQWYVSEQIEEEANDNEIISKLKLMGEDGSGMYMLDKELSQRVFVPEYTSKALSGAQTQTQAEDKGQ; encoded by the coding sequence ATGTTAAGCGAAAAAATGACCGAAGCATTAAATGTACAGCTCAACAAGGAGATGTATTCTGCATATTTATACATGTCCATGTCCGCTTATAGTACATATATCGGACTGAATGGGTTTGCCAACTGGTTTATGGTGCAGTACCAGGAAGAGATGACCCATGCCATGAAGTTTTATGATTATATTAATGACCATGGTGCTCAGGTAAAATTAATGGAGATACCACAACCACCTACTGCATTTGATTCAGCACTGGACATGTTCGAGAAAACACTTAAACATGAAAAATTTGTCACAAAATCCATTAATGAACTTGTCGACCTTGCAGTTGAGGAAAAAGACCATGCTACATATACATTCCTCCAATGGTACGTTTCCGAACAGATTGAAGAAGAAGCAAACGATAACGAAATAATTTCCAAACTTAAACTTATGGGCGAAGATGGTAGCGGAATGTATATGCTGGATAAAGAACTTAGCCAGAGGGTGTTTGTTCCAGAATATACATCCAAAGCATTGTCAGGTGCACAGACACAGACCCAAGCAGAGGATAAAGGACAATAA
- the ahbC gene encoding 12,18-didecarboxysiroheme deacetylase — MIGISKLYCGTVESSDALRYGCLSSKLPSHLLQFSKDKKPVVVWNVTRRCNLKCAHCYAQSQDIDYSDELTTNEGKELIDDLAEFGSPVILFSGGEPLMRHDLFELVRYARSKGIRAVISTNGTLIDSDMATTLKGIGLSYVGISLDGVKDTNDRFRGVRGAFNAALEGLQNCQKEGIKVGLRFTMNKENVADIPALFDLIDEMDIPRICFYHLVYSGRGSGLMDKDLSPEETRKTLDLIMDRTKQLHDKGKQVEVLTVDNHCDGPYVYLRLLEEDPERAEDVYQLLSMNKGNSSGIGIGCVSWDGSVHPDQFWRHYTLGNVKERKFSDIWTDTSDDLMAGLKNRKPLIISNADRCASCKWFDICNGNFRVRAEAVHNNVWADDPACYLTEEEIGYYEG, encoded by the coding sequence ATGATAGGAATTTCAAAACTTTACTGTGGTACGGTAGAATCCTCAGATGCTTTAAGGTATGGATGTCTATCCAGTAAACTCCCATCTCACCTTCTGCAATTTTCCAAAGATAAAAAACCGGTAGTCGTCTGGAATGTGACCAGGCGGTGCAATCTTAAATGTGCACATTGCTATGCCCAGTCTCAGGATATTGATTACAGTGACGAGCTGACCACGAATGAGGGTAAAGAATTAATCGATGACCTTGCAGAGTTTGGCTCACCTGTTATCCTTTTCTCTGGTGGAGAACCACTTATGCGCCATGACCTTTTTGAACTTGTAAGATATGCAAGGTCAAAAGGAATACGTGCTGTTATTTCTACCAACGGAACACTGATTGATAGCGATATGGCAACGACATTAAAAGGTATAGGTTTGTCGTACGTAGGAATATCCCTTGATGGTGTGAAAGATACAAATGACAGATTCAGAGGTGTACGGGGTGCATTCAACGCAGCTCTTGAAGGCTTGCAAAATTGTCAGAAAGAAGGGATTAAAGTGGGTTTACGTTTTACCATGAATAAGGAAAACGTAGCAGATATTCCCGCATTATTTGACCTTATCGATGAGATGGATATTCCAAGAATCTGTTTCTACCATCTTGTCTATTCAGGAAGAGGTTCAGGTCTGATGGACAAAGACCTTTCACCAGAGGAAACGCGAAAAACACTTGATCTTATAATGGATCGTACAAAACAGCTTCATGACAAGGGTAAACAGGTTGAAGTACTTACAGTGGATAACCATTGTGATGGACCATATGTATATCTCCGTCTTCTTGAGGAAGACCCGGAACGTGCTGAAGATGTCTATCAGTTGTTGTCGATGAATAAAGGCAATTCATCAGGTATTGGAATAGGATGTGTGTCATGGGACGGTTCAGTTCATCCCGACCAGTTCTGGAGACATTATACACTCGGAAATGTGAAAGAACGAAAGTTTAGTGATATATGGACGGATACCAGTGATGATTTGATGGCTGGACTTAAAAATCGGAAGCCTCTTATTATATCCAATGCTGATCGATGTGCCAGTTGTAAATGGTTTGATATCTGTAATGGAAATTTCCGTGTCCGTGCAGAAGCAGTGCATAATAATGTCTGGGCAGATGACCCTGCGTGTTATCTAACAGAAGAAGAAATCGGTTATTATGAGGGATAA
- a CDS encoding universal stress protein, whose amino-acid sequence MVDKYNNILIATDGSENSKNAIQSGINLASKTGAKVYAVYVIHPVSVTTGRKGPDWVEAAREMMRDEGEKATNYIKKMGDEENLEVESVILEGDPGDEIVKFADKNDVDLIVMGTRGLSGIQRFMVGSVADKVVKHSNTEVLIVPS is encoded by the coding sequence ATGGTTGATAAATACAACAATATATTAATTGCTACTGATGGTTCAGAAAATTCTAAAAATGCGATACAATCAGGGATAAATCTTGCCAGTAAAACAGGTGCAAAAGTATATGCAGTTTATGTAATACATCCAGTAAGTGTTACTACAGGTCGCAAAGGTCCTGATTGGGTAGAGGCTGCCAGAGAAATGATGAGAGATGAAGGAGAAAAAGCAACTAATTACATTAAAAAGATGGGTGATGAAGAAAATTTGGAAGTAGAATCAGTAATACTTGAAGGCGACCCAGGGGATGAAATTGTTAAATTTGCTGACAAAAATGACGTTGACCTTATTGTCATGGGCACCAGAGGATTATCTGGAATACAGCGTTTCATGGTTGGCAGTGTAGCCGATAAAGTTGTAAAACACTCAAATACGGAAGTATTGATTGTGCCCTCTTAA
- a CDS encoding mechanosensitive ion channel family protein, whose translation MNLEELYNYIFQSGEILIKIFSVVIFILIALFISKIITVYLRRYFKDKIAPSRLNVFLKLIYYSIITVTIGIFILPIVGIQPSSLLVAGGIVGIVIGFASQSIVGNLISGIFLIVERPIKIGNQVNIDNNIGIVEDINLISTIIRTFDGLYIRIPNEKVFTNNITNYVANVARRFEYIVGIRYSDDAEQAIDIIKDLIEKEPLALKHPESLVFVDNLGNNAVNLSVRIWAPATEWFSLRTSFLWKIKTTLEDNGIEIAFPQRTVWFANQTQGEEYYKKNEM comes from the coding sequence ATGAACCTTGAAGAACTCTACAACTACATATTCCAGAGCGGTGAAATTTTAATAAAAATTTTCAGTGTAGTTATATTTATTCTTATAGCTCTTTTTATAAGCAAAATTATTACTGTATACCTAAGAAGATATTTTAAGGATAAAATTGCTCCATCCCGTTTGAACGTATTCCTGAAATTAATATATTACAGCATTATAACGGTTACTATTGGAATATTTATACTACCTATTGTAGGTATACAACCGTCCAGTTTACTTGTCGCAGGGGGTATTGTAGGTATTGTTATTGGTTTTGCCAGTCAAAGTATTGTAGGCAATCTTATATCAGGTATATTCCTGATTGTGGAAAGACCCATTAAAATAGGAAATCAGGTCAATATCGATAACAATATAGGAATTGTAGAGGACATCAACCTGATTTCAACCATCATCAGAACCTTTGATGGTTTGTACATACGGATTCCTAATGAAAAAGTTTTCACAAACAACATAACTAACTATGTAGCAAATGTTGCCAGACGTTTTGAGTATATTGTAGGAATAAGGTATAGTGATGATGCTGAACAGGCTATAGATATAATTAAAGACCTTATTGAAAAAGAACCACTTGCCCTTAAACATCCTGAGTCACTGGTATTTGTTGACAATCTTGGTAATAATGCAGTGAATCTTAGTGTTAGAATCTGGGCACCTGCAACTGAATGGTTCTCTCTGAGAACCTCATTCCTCTGGAAAATAAAGACAACTCTTGAAGATAACGGAATTGAGATTGCTTTCCCACAAAGAACAGTATGGTTTGCAAATCAAACGCAGGGTGAAGAATACTACAAAAAAAATGAAATGTAA
- a CDS encoding desulfoferrodoxin family protein, translated as MIENIVKGKEEEAESKLKEKHIPSIEIMKGQGKQGGDFIEVAVGKETPHPNKVEHHIAWVELHGVRNNGQVVNLGKMDFAPVYVEPNAKFEVNSIDDFKSFYAVEYCNIHGLWENSVEM; from the coding sequence ATGATAGAAAATATAGTTAAAGGAAAAGAAGAAGAAGCAGAAAGTAAATTAAAAGAGAAACATATTCCATCAATTGAAATAATGAAAGGACAGGGTAAACAAGGAGGTGATTTCATAGAAGTTGCTGTTGGAAAAGAAACTCCCCACCCAAACAAAGTGGAACACCATATAGCATGGGTGGAATTGCACGGTGTAAGGAATAATGGACAGGTGGTAAATCTCGGAAAAATGGATTTTGCTCCTGTTTATGTAGAACCAAACGCAAAATTTGAAGTAAACAGTATCGATGATTTCAAATCTTTCTACGCTGTTGAATACTGCAACATACACGGACTCTGGGAAAACAGTGTTGAAATGTAA
- a CDS encoding DUF432 domain-containing protein produces the protein MYGYHNAPLKFEYNEFILSCTNLDGVFLYKRDNTNDNDNNDNIEKIIHKEDCNLLINPIEPVNLPKKITSLLLIEFTKSIFISPSSIKKIYLTFPIEIGVFISDNKDNYEVLDFFTLAKKKYSIYGTPSNGTICKYWSSDTHLSIPETNPLYEGILELQITNSTVRWMEVSKTVLNAYGMKLYYDSEIVSMKVNMKITGQYMAETDFISQPILENMTNSTELYNVGKVKFVNITKYIMENGI, from the coding sequence ATGTATGGTTACCATAACGCTCCTTTAAAATTTGAATATAACGAGTTTATCCTATCATGTACAAATCTTGATGGGGTTTTTCTTTATAAAAGAGATAATACAAATGATAATGACAATAATGACAACATTGAAAAGATTATACACAAGGAAGATTGTAATCTGCTTATCAACCCTATTGAACCTGTAAATTTGCCCAAAAAAATAACCTCTTTATTACTTATCGAATTTACAAAATCTATTTTTATCAGCCCCAGTTCTATTAAAAAAATATACCTTACCTTCCCTATAGAAATCGGTGTTTTCATATCGGATAATAAAGATAATTATGAAGTGCTTGATTTTTTTACTCTTGCTAAGAAAAAATATTCAATATACGGTACTCCAAGCAACGGTACCATCTGTAAATACTGGAGTAGTGATACCCATTTATCAATACCTGAAACAAACCCGCTTTATGAAGGTATCCTTGAGCTTCAGATAACAAATTCAACAGTTAGATGGATGGAAGTATCTAAAACTGTATTAAATGCGTACGGGATGAAATTATATTACGACAGTGAAATAGTATCTATGAAAGTTAATATGAAAATTACCGGACAATATATGGCTGAAACAGATTTCATTAGCCAACCAATACTGGAAAACATGACAAACTCTACAGAACTCTATAATGTTGGTAAAGTGAAGTTTGTAAATATTACAAAATACATTATGGAAAACGGAATATGA
- a CDS encoding valine--tRNA ligase, which translates to MTVPKEYIPHEVEPKWQSSWDMSKYHFDWEDQSRPQYIIDTPPPYPTGNFHIGNALNWCYIDFIARYKRMRGYNVMFPQGWDCHGLPTEVKVEELHGITKNEVSRAEFRKMCKDLTSQNIEKMRETMMRLGFSIDWNNEFVTMEPEYFVKTQKSFVQMYDINRIYQSDYPVNWCPRCETAIALAEVEYDSRDTSLNYLYFDDLEIATTRPELLPACVAVAVNPEDERYREHINDEVEVPIFGQKVPVLADEAVDTSFGTGVVMICTFGDKQDVRWCVKYDLPVRKAINKNGRMTDVAGKYSGMTISECKDAITQELSDKGHLYQQETLEQNVGLCWRCKTPIEILSEPQWFVSVNDDEIHNTADEVNWHPEYMKTRLKNWTDVMEWDWCISRQRVFATPIPVWYCNKCGETMVAKEEWLPLDPIQTEPPEPCNCGSTDFEPENDVLDTWMDSSLTALHVSGWLSEHELRLPTQIRPQGHDILRTWAFYTILRTKAIKGIKPWEFILVNGMVLGEDGHKMSKSQGNIISPDEVVGQYGADAFRQWGAVGGTPGSDVMFRWKDVVSASRFMQKVWSIYRFSMTHLEEFVPDSSDMAQISQENLSLVDKWLLSKLNKLIESVTTSMDKLLFDEAYKSMRTFAWEVLADNYLELVKSRLYGKDPESRKAAQTTLYYAIDTLIHVLAPITPFFAEEMYSRFKEGSVHEQSWPEVNELLIDNDVESKGEVIKDIASNIRRYKSDNGMALNAPLEKVEIYSDVIGNNDIEEIKGATNSEVEVLSGHPQIDYKPVEIKPNMGMIGPKFRDKAGSIVKTLKSEDPEKISKQADEGKIVVSVDGETIELDPDSVEIEKEAMSSGRAVDVMDVDGTVVVVIR; encoded by the coding sequence ATGACGGTTCCAAAAGAATATATTCCTCATGAAGTAGAGCCCAAATGGCAGAGTTCGTGGGATATGTCCAAATATCATTTTGACTGGGAAGACCAGAGCCGACCCCAGTACATTATAGATACTCCCCCTCCATATCCAACAGGCAATTTCCATATCGGTAATGCATTAAACTGGTGTTACATCGATTTTATAGCCAGATATAAACGAATGCGCGGGTATAATGTAATGTTTCCCCAGGGATGGGACTGCCATGGTCTTCCTACAGAGGTAAAAGTTGAAGAATTACACGGGATTACCAAAAACGAGGTATCAAGAGCAGAATTTCGTAAAATGTGTAAAGACCTTACCAGTCAGAATATTGAGAAAATGCGCGAGACCATGATGCGTCTTGGTTTTTCCATTGACTGGAATAATGAATTTGTCACAATGGAACCTGAATATTTTGTTAAAACTCAAAAGTCCTTTGTCCAGATGTATGACATAAACCGCATTTATCAGTCCGATTACCCTGTCAACTGGTGTCCCAGATGTGAAACCGCCATTGCACTTGCAGAAGTGGAATATGATTCAAGAGACACCAGTTTGAATTATCTGTATTTTGATGATCTTGAAATAGCAACCACAAGACCTGAATTACTTCCTGCATGTGTCGCAGTAGCTGTTAATCCAGAAGATGAGCGCTATAGGGAACACATAAACGATGAAGTGGAAGTTCCTATCTTTGGACAGAAAGTACCAGTACTGGCGGATGAGGCTGTGGATACATCCTTTGGAACCGGAGTTGTAATGATTTGTACATTTGGTGATAAACAGGATGTCCGCTGGTGTGTAAAATATGACCTGCCGGTTCGAAAAGCAATCAATAAAAACGGTAGAATGACCGATGTGGCTGGTAAGTATTCCGGTATGACCATTTCAGAATGTAAAGATGCCATAACTCAAGAACTTAGTGATAAAGGTCACCTCTATCAGCAGGAAACACTGGAACAGAATGTAGGGTTATGCTGGAGGTGTAAAACTCCCATTGAAATTTTGTCAGAACCTCAATGGTTTGTGTCGGTAAATGATGATGAAATCCACAATACAGCTGATGAAGTCAACTGGCATCCTGAGTATATGAAAACCCGACTAAAAAACTGGACCGATGTTATGGAATGGGACTGGTGTATTTCACGTCAGAGAGTATTTGCAACTCCCATTCCGGTGTGGTACTGCAATAAATGCGGGGAGACAATGGTAGCCAAAGAGGAATGGTTACCACTTGACCCCATACAGACTGAACCGCCTGAGCCGTGCAATTGTGGGTCAACAGATTTTGAACCAGAAAATGATGTACTGGATACATGGATGGATTCATCTCTTACAGCACTCCATGTATCAGGCTGGTTAAGTGAACATGAATTGCGTCTCCCCACCCAGATACGTCCGCAAGGTCATGATATTCTGCGTACATGGGCTTTTTATACAATACTTCGTACCAAAGCAATAAAAGGGATAAAACCGTGGGAATTTATCCTTGTTAATGGGATGGTTCTCGGTGAAGACGGTCATAAAATGAGCAAATCTCAGGGTAATATAATATCTCCAGATGAAGTAGTCGGTCAATATGGTGCTGACGCTTTTAGACAATGGGGAGCAGTCGGTGGAACTCCCGGTTCAGATGTAATGTTTAGATGGAAAGATGTAGTTTCTGCCTCACGTTTTATGCAGAAGGTTTGGAGTATCTACAGGTTCTCCATGACCCATCTGGAAGAGTTTGTACCTGACAGCAGTGATATGGCTCAGATATCTCAGGAAAATCTGTCACTGGTTGATAAATGGTTGCTTAGTAAATTGAACAAATTAATAGAATCTGTAACAACCAGTATGGACAAACTGTTATTTGATGAAGCCTACAAATCAATGCGTACTTTTGCATGGGAAGTTCTTGCTGACAATTATCTTGAATTGGTCAAATCAAGGCTTTATGGTAAAGACCCTGAATCAAGAAAAGCTGCACAAACTACATTATATTATGCAATTGATACACTTATACATGTCCTTGCTCCAATTACACCGTTTTTTGCAGAGGAGATGTATTCAAGGTTCAAAGAAGGAAGTGTCCATGAACAGTCATGGCCTGAAGTTAATGAATTACTGATTGACAATGATGTTGAAAGTAAGGGAGAAGTTATAAAGGATATTGCAAGCAATATTCGAAGATATAAATCTGATAACGGCATGGCATTAAATGCACCACTGGAAAAAGTGGAAATCTATTCTGACGTAATAGGAAACAATGATATTGAGGAAATTAAAGGTGCAACCAATTCAGAAGTAGAGGTCCTATCCGGCCATCCGCAAATAGATTACAAACCAGTAGAAATTAAACCCAACATGGGTATGATAGGTCCCAA
- a CDS encoding uroporphyrinogen-III synthase: MTSNINQDTGQTPVIAIMRPEMYLNKSVILAQEYGFETFSAPMIEIVDKKDACFDDFVYRVLNGKSDYVIFTSANGIDFTLNKISDEIKQEFLVALNNTNVLAIGPNTQKALEDTGIECIDLPDSYSSEGVVDYLSLYVEGKTIDIARSSHGSKYLISGLINNGATVFETQVYTLNTPDNITQKNLIRCALAGNISVFAFTSSMIVHNFFTKANDVEAEDRIIEILNSNDTTVAAIGTPTASTLKNYGVKVDIVPEKYLFENMLADIHDFIYGTQ, from the coding sequence ATGACTTCTAATATAAATCAAGATACTGGTCAAACACCAGTTATAGCCATCATGCGTCCGGAAATGTATCTTAACAAATCAGTAATATTGGCACAGGAGTATGGTTTTGAGACCTTTTCTGCACCCATGATTGAAATTGTAGATAAAAAAGATGCCTGTTTCGATGATTTTGTATACCGGGTGTTAAACGGTAAATCCGATTATGTAATCTTTACCAGTGCAAATGGTATCGATTTTACACTAAACAAAATTTCTGATGAAATCAAGCAGGAATTTTTGGTAGCTTTGAACAATACCAATGTATTGGCAATAGGTCCAAACACACAGAAAGCTCTTGAAGATACTGGTATAGAATGTATAGATTTGCCTGATTCATATAGTTCCGAGGGTGTTGTGGATTACCTCAGCCTTTATGTAGAAGGTAAAACGATTGATATAGCCAGAAGTTCACATGGTTCAAAATATTTGATATCTGGTCTCATTAACAACGGAGCAACGGTATTTGAAACCCAGGTTTATACACTGAATACCCCGGACAACATCACACAGAAAAACCTTATACGTTGTGCACTCGCGGGAAACATATCCGTGTTTGCATTTACAAGTTCTATGATTGTGCACAATTTCTTTACCAAAGCAAATGATGTTGAAGCAGAAGATAGGATTATAGAAATCTTAAACAGCAATGATACAACTGTGGCAGCTATCGGAACACCTACAGCCAGCACTTTAAAAAATTATGGGGTAAAAGTAGATATTGTACCGGAAAAATATCTTTTTGAAAATATGCTTGCTGATATCCATGATTTTATTTACGGTACTCAATAA